In one window of Kitasatospora sp. MMS16-BH015 DNA:
- a CDS encoding glycosyl hydrolase family 8: protein MRTRWKHPLAAALAATLVGLSLTALTTTPAQALQAAATHPFPTHTTYRTGVLPSASQATRDAAVQKQYDSWKANYLVHGCASNEYYVSTKGDGDATNNGPVSEGQGYGMNIVPLMAGYDANAQTEFNGLWQLVKDHKDQYGLMQWQLDGVSCKYYSGGTPDAATDGDLDIGYGLILADKQWGGYSADALGWLGSIYAHDVAPDGHLKCEDDGPNTDTRPSDHMLDHLRAFAAYDTAHDWNKVITRTEAVINEFTGAYSATGGLLSDFVVGADTTGPKPAPANYQESQPDNIVGYNSIRVPWHLGTDALLYGSPTTLAVAKKESACLKGESGGNPQKVYPHTKLDCTAYSTGDQAEEAGDSVGPAAMAAGDQAWTDTLWNYLGTNPFGDHYYGETIKTLVYLVMAGDYWSPTAASAPGNDFSLSASPAGATVTAGQSASTTVATAVTAGAAQSLTLTATGLPSGATAAFSPATVTAGSAATLTLTTNSSTPAGSYPVTVQATGASGSHTTSYTLTVTAIGSTCTPAQLLGNPGFEGGTTNAPWTTSSSLGFNPITKATTAEPAHGGSWIAWFDGNSAADTDTLAQTVTLPAGCTAATLSYWQHIDTTENTTTAKPDTFKVQLLGSTGSVLTTLATYSNLDKNTGYTQRTFNLSPYLGQTVTLKFTGTETDANGGTTDFTIDDAALTVS, encoded by the coding sequence GTGCGCACCCGTTGGAAGCACCCCCTTGCCGCCGCCCTCGCCGCCACCCTGGTCGGCCTCTCCCTCACCGCCCTGACCACCACCCCGGCCCAAGCCCTCCAGGCCGCCGCGACCCACCCCTTCCCGACCCACACCACCTACAGGACCGGCGTCCTGCCCTCCGCCTCCCAGGCCACCCGCGACGCCGCCGTCCAGAAGCAGTACGACTCCTGGAAGGCCAACTACCTGGTCCACGGCTGCGCTTCGAACGAGTACTACGTCTCGACCAAGGGCGACGGCGACGCCACCAACAACGGCCCGGTCTCCGAGGGCCAGGGGTACGGGATGAACATCGTCCCGCTGATGGCGGGGTACGACGCCAACGCGCAGACCGAGTTCAACGGCCTCTGGCAGCTGGTCAAGGACCACAAGGACCAGTACGGGCTCATGCAGTGGCAACTCGACGGTGTCAGCTGCAAGTACTACAGCGGGGGCACCCCCGACGCCGCCACCGACGGCGACCTCGACATCGGCTACGGCCTGATCCTCGCCGACAAGCAGTGGGGCGGCTACAGCGCCGACGCGCTCGGCTGGCTCGGCTCGATCTACGCCCACGACGTCGCGCCCGACGGTCACCTCAAGTGCGAGGACGACGGGCCGAACACCGACACCCGGCCCTCCGACCACATGCTCGACCACCTGCGGGCCTTCGCCGCGTACGACACGGCGCACGACTGGAACAAGGTGATCACCCGCACCGAGGCGGTGATCAACGAGTTCACCGGCGCCTACTCCGCCACCGGCGGCCTGCTCTCCGACTTCGTGGTCGGCGCCGACACCACCGGCCCCAAGCCCGCGCCCGCCAACTACCAGGAGAGCCAGCCGGACAACATCGTCGGCTACAACTCCATCCGGGTGCCCTGGCACCTGGGCACGGACGCGCTGCTCTACGGCTCGCCCACCACCCTGGCGGTCGCCAAGAAGGAGTCCGCCTGCCTGAAGGGCGAATCCGGCGGCAACCCCCAGAAGGTCTACCCGCACACCAAATTGGACTGCACCGCCTACTCCACCGGCGACCAGGCCGAGGAGGCGGGCGACTCGGTCGGCCCGGCCGCGATGGCCGCCGGTGACCAGGCCTGGACGGACACCCTCTGGAACTACCTGGGCACCAACCCCTTCGGCGACCACTACTACGGCGAGACCATCAAGACCCTGGTCTACCTGGTGATGGCCGGCGACTACTGGAGCCCCACCGCCGCCTCCGCCCCCGGCAACGACTTCTCCCTCTCCGCGAGCCCGGCCGGCGCCACCGTCACCGCCGGCCAGTCCGCCAGCACGACGGTCGCCACCGCCGTCACCGCCGGCGCCGCCCAGTCCCTCACCCTCACCGCCACCGGCCTGCCCTCCGGCGCCACGGCCGCCTTCAGCCCGGCCACCGTCACCGCCGGCTCCGCCGCCACCCTCACCCTGACCACCAACAGCTCGACCCCGGCCGGGAGTTACCCCGTCACCGTGCAGGCCACCGGCGCCTCCGGCAGCCACACCACCAGCTACACGCTGACCGTCACCGCCATTGGCTCCACCTGCACCCCGGCCCAACTCCTCGGCAACCCGGGCTTCGAGGGCGGCACCACCAACGCCCCCTGGACGACCTCCTCCAGCCTGGGATTCAACCCGATCACCAAGGCCACCACCGCCGAACCGGCCCACGGCGGCAGCTGGATCGCCTGGTTCGACGGCAACAGCGCGGCCGACACCGACACCCTCGCCCAGACCGTCACCCTCCCGGCCGGCTGCACCGCCGCCACCCTCTCCTACTGGCAGCACATCGACACCACCGAGAACACCACCACGGCCAAGCCCGACACCTTCAAGGTGCAACTCCTCGGCAGCACCGGCTCCGTGCTCACCACCCTCGCCACCTACAGCAACCTCGACAAGAACACCGGCTACACCCA